One window from the genome of Aphelocoma coerulescens isolate FSJ_1873_10779 chromosome 19, UR_Acoe_1.0, whole genome shotgun sequence encodes:
- the SRRM3 gene encoding serine/arginine repetitive matrix protein 3 has product MALYNNGADVPSPQEASNGFPQPGASGTWHKGEEEVRLVEPSMVKKAHREILDHERKRRVELKCMELQEMMEEQGYSEEEIRQKVGTFRQMLMEKEGVLTREDQHGRQIVIENHRGADGEEYAVEYPDYGEGCLLQCDCSAECYREDSGHREYRLKRRSSSSTSPPPKKKKKKKSGHRRSRKKRKPGSERSCDSSSPIRKEKKKKTGKKHRRDRSESGSRKKRRHRSRSPKNKRKEKNKERKRSRSESPAWRSHRRSSCSSHSASLSSDDSGSKSPGRLSPKRRQDGPKGSSARSSRSPSSPSPQRSASPHQNGHKGSAQNGRHSHGAPLPEPSDRPASASPSPRAHGRTEPPSPRTRGGRHGARSSRSPTPERAKHGHRHRSRSASPPSRHRGQSKGRPPAPREPPPPPLSPAGYSSDSEGSAGSHPYHPPAGPDRNHGAHGKKVKERHHRGRPNSSSESSAKHSRHASERRKSPSPSPGQRSSSWSSSGSLSKSRSRSREKRAARSRSRSPSPKKPASREKDNEPRTRHGDPDPARARRRSRSYSPIRKRRRDSPSFMEPRRITSARKRPIPYYRPSPSSSSSLSTYSYSRSRSRSYDSYSSSRSRSRTRSPPSRSRSPSRSPSYNSRSSSESAGF; this is encoded by the exons ATGGCTCTCTACAACAATGGGGCTGACGTGCCTTCGCCCCAGGAAGCCTCCAATGGCTTCCCCCAGCCCGGCGCCTCGGGAACATGGCACAAGGGCGAGGAGGAGGTGCGGCTGGTGGAGCCCAGCATGGTGAAGAAGGCTCACCGGGAAATCCTGGACCATGAGCGCAAGCGGCGGGTGGAGCTGAAGTgcatggagctgcaggagatgaTGGAGGAGCAGGG GTACTCCGAAGAGGAGATCCGGCAGAAAGTGGGGACCTTTCGGCAAATGCTGATGGAGAAGGAGGGTGTGCTCACCAGGGAGGACCAGCACGGGCGCCAAAT TGTGATAGAAAACCACCGCGGGGCGGATGGGGAGGAGTACGCGGTGGAGTATCCCGACTACGGAGAGGGCTGCCTGCTGCAGTGCGACTGCTCAGCCGAGTGCTACCGCGAGGACAGCGGCCACCGCGAGTACAG GCTGAAAAGACGCTCGAGCAGCTCCACCTCTCCTCCAcccaagaagaaaaagaagaagaaatcgGGTCACCGCCGGAGCCG CAAAAAGAGGAAACCCGGCTCAGAGCGCAG CTGTGACAGCTCTTCACCCATccgaaaggaaaagaaaaagaagactgGAAAGAAACACAGACGTGACAG GTCTGAATCGGGGTCACgaaaaaagagaagacacaG GTCCCGAAGCCCCAAGAACAAAcggaaagagaaaaacaaagagcGCAAGAG GTCCCGCAGCGAGTCCCCGGCCTGGCGCTCGCACCGccgcagctcctgcagctcccacagcgcCTCGCTCTCCTCCGACGACAGCGGCTCTAAATCCCCCGGCAG GCTGAGCCCCAAGCGCCGGCAGGATGGCCCCAAGGGCAGCAGCGCCCGCTCCAGCCGCAGCCCGTCCTCCCCCTCGCCCCAGCGCTCGGCCTCGCCGCACCAGAACGGGCACAAGGGCAGCGCCCAGAACGGCCGCCACAGCCACGGAGCCCCGCTCCCGGAGCCCTCGGAT AGGCCGGCCTCGGCGTCCCCCTCTCCGCGGGCTCACGGCAGGACGGAGCCGCCGTCCCCCCGCACCCGGGGGGGCCGACACGGCGCCCGCAGCTCCCGGTCGCCCACGCCGGAGCGGGCCAAGCACGGCCACCGGCATCGCTCCCGCAGTGCCTCGCCGCCGTCCCGACACCGCGGCCAGAGCAAGGGGCGGCCTCCTGCTCcccgggagccgccgccgccgccgctcagCCCCGCCGGCTACAGCAGCGACTCGGAGGGCTCGGCCGGCTCCCACCCCTACCACCCGCCGGCCGGCCCCGACAGGAACCACGGCGCCCACGGCAAGAA GGTGAAGGAGCGGCACCACCGGGGCCGGCCCAACAGCAGCTCGGAGTCGTCAGCCAAGCACTCCCGGCACGCCTCGGAGCGGAGGAAGAGCCCGTCCCCCAGTCCCGGCCAgcgcagcagctcctggagctccagcGGCTCCCTCTCCAagtcccgctcccgctcccgggaGAAGAGAGCAGCACGCAGCCGCTCCCGCTCGCCCTCGCCGAAAAAGCCAGCCAGCAG AGAGAAGGACAACGAGCCCCGAACACGTCACGGTGATCCCGATCCCGCCCGCGCCCGGCGCCGCTCCAGGAGCTACTCCCCCATCAGGAAGCGGAGACGTGACTCCCCCAGTTTCATGGAGCCCAGGAGGATCACCAG CGCCCGCAAGCGTCCCATCCCCTACTACCGGCCCAGCCCCTCGTCCTCCAGCTCGCTGAGCACCTACTCGTACAGCCGGAGCCGCAGCCGCAGCTACGACAGCTACAGCTCCAGCCGCAGCCGCAGCCGGACTCGCAGCCCCcccagccgctcccgcagccccAGCCGCAGCCCCAGCTACAACAGCCGCAGCAGCTCGGAGAGCGCCGGCTTCTGA